Proteins encoded within one genomic window of Citrobacter amalonaticus Y19:
- the mqo gene encoding malate dehydrogenase (quinone) — protein sequence MKKVTAMLFSMAVGLNAVSMAAKAKATEEQETDVLLIGGGIMSATLGTYLQELEPGWSMTMVERLDGVAQESSNGWNNAGTGHSALMELNYTPQKADGSISTEKAVEINEAFQISRQFWAHQVNRGVMHDPHSFITTVPHMSFVWGDENVNFLRARYAALQQSTLFRGMRYSEDHAQIKAWAPLVMEGRDPKQKVAATRTEMGTDVNYGEITRQLIASLQKKPNFALELSTEVRGFKRNDDNTWTVTVADLKNGEAEHNIKAKFVFIGAGGAALKLLQETGIPEAKEYAGFPVGGQFLVAENPDVVNRHLAKVYGQASVGAPPMSVPHIDTRILDGKRVVLFGPFATFSTKFLKNGSLWDLLGSTTPSNFMPMVNVGLDNFDLVKYLISQVMLSDDDRFDALKAYYPQAKKADWRLWQAGQRVQIIKRDEDKGGVLRLGTEVVSDKEGTVAALLGASPGASTAAPIMLHLMETVFKDKVSTPQWQEKLKTIIPSYGTKLNGNVEATQQELQYTSDVLGLKYDKQQVADSLPAPQLKPQAQPERKAVADIAL from the coding sequence ATGAAAAAAGTGACTGCCATGCTCTTCTCGATGGCCGTAGGGCTGAATGCTGTCTCGATGGCGGCAAAAGCGAAAGCGACGGAAGAGCAGGAAACGGACGTGCTGTTGATCGGCGGCGGCATCATGAGCGCGACACTGGGAACGTATTTACAGGAACTGGAACCCGGCTGGTCGATGACGATGGTGGAGCGCCTGGACGGTGTTGCACAAGAGAGTTCAAACGGCTGGAACAACGCCGGTACAGGGCACTCCGCGCTGATGGAACTGAACTACACGCCACAGAAAGCCGACGGGAGTATCAGCACCGAAAAGGCAGTCGAAATTAACGAAGCCTTCCAGATTTCCCGCCAGTTCTGGGCGCATCAGGTCAATCGCGGTGTGATGCATGACCCGCACTCCTTCATCACCACCGTTCCGCACATGAGCTTCGTCTGGGGGGATGAGAACGTCAACTTCCTGCGCGCCCGCTATGCGGCACTGCAACAGAGCACGCTGTTCCGTGGCATGCGCTACTCTGAAGACCACGCGCAAATTAAAGCGTGGGCGCCGCTGGTGATGGAAGGGCGCGATCCGAAACAGAAAGTCGCCGCCACGCGTACCGAAATGGGAACGGATGTGAACTACGGCGAAATTACACGCCAGCTGATTGCCTCGTTACAGAAAAAGCCCAACTTTGCGCTGGAACTGAGCACCGAAGTCCGCGGGTTTAAACGTAACGACGATAATACCTGGACGGTGACCGTCGCCGATCTGAAAAACGGTGAGGCGGAACATAACATCAAAGCAAAATTCGTCTTTATCGGCGCAGGCGGCGCAGCGCTGAAACTGCTGCAGGAAACCGGTATTCCTGAAGCCAAAGAGTATGCGGGCTTCCCGGTCGGCGGTCAGTTCCTGGTCGCAGAAAACCCGGACGTGGTGAATCGCCATCTGGCTAAAGTCTACGGCCAGGCTTCCGTGGGCGCACCGCCGATGTCGGTCCCGCACATTGATACCCGTATTCTGGACGGCAAACGCGTCGTGCTGTTTGGGCCGTTCGCCACCTTCTCCACCAAATTCCTGAAAAACGGTTCGTTGTGGGATCTGCTGGGTTCAACCACGCCTTCCAACTTTATGCCGATGGTCAACGTGGGGCTCGATAACTTCGATCTGGTGAAATACCTGATTAGCCAGGTCATGCTGAGCGATGACGACCGCTTCGACGCGCTGAAAGCGTACTACCCGCAGGCGAAGAAAGCGGACTGGCGTTTGTGGCAAGCGGGTCAGCGCGTACAGATCATCAAGCGTGATGAAGACAAAGGGGGCGTACTGCGTCTGGGAACGGAAGTGGTGAGCGACAAAGAAGGGACCGTTGCCGCCCTGCTGGGCGCGTCACCGGGCGCATCCACCGCCGCACCGATCATGCTCCACCTGATGGAAACGGTTTTCAAAGATAAAGTGAGCACGCCGCAATGGCAGGAGAAGCTGAAAACGATTATTCCGTCTTACGGTACAAAACTGAACGGCAACGTTGAGGCGACGCAGCAGGAGTTGCAATACACCAGTGACGTGCTGGGTCTGAAATATGACAAACAGCAGGTGGCAGACTCGCTGCCCGCACCGCAACTGAAACCTCAGGCGCAGCCAGAGCGTAAAGCCGTCGCGGATATCGCGCTGTAA